A region of the Dasypus novemcinctus isolate mDasNov1 chromosome X, mDasNov1.1.hap2, whole genome shotgun sequence genome:
TGGACATGCAAGAATTTTACTGGGGATGCTGGAGAACATAGACTTGAGGGTCCCACACAGCTGCTCCCAGGTCCAAAGTGGGCTTTGGATGTGTTCTCCATGTTGCTTCATGTAACTTGGGAAATGCACATGTGTTCCAGTCTTTTCTCCCCCACTCAGTGTATTAATctgggaaacaaaatcaacaggatATTATGCGATTTATTTTAAGAGTTGGCTCACACAAATatgggatgggcaagtccaaattttaTAGGGCAGGCTGAAAGCTAGGAACGCTGAtgattttcaatgaattccccagaagaagctggctggctgaaatactAGAACTTCTGGGCTGCTGGAATCATCTGTTGTCCCTTCagagccttcaactgattggatgagatgtctctcattgttgaaggcaatctcctcagttgatggtAGATGCAATCAGGTGTAGATGCAGTCGAgttactgattatttaaatccataaaatatCCTCACAATAGCAATCAggtcagtgtttgcttgacctgacaactggataccataacctagccgAGATGATGCATGTACTGAACCATCACATTCTGTTACACATTTCTTATGAGCAATCTGGGCTGCATGTAGAATTGTGTCTCACCCAGAGCAAAGAACTCTGGACACATGGAAGGGAGGAAGTAAAGAAGGAAGGCAtggtgggaaggagggaaggagaaaataaaagaataaataataaaaataaaataaaaaagaagattgGTATTTGCAGGTAGGCACAAACCCTGCTTTTAATGAGTTACAAATGTTTCTTAGATGTCTGAAAATGTATATTTCCACTCTGCAGTTCCGTATTTCTCTTGGGATATAATCAGGGGCAAAACATGGTGCCTGAAAAATTTATTCCTTTGAGGAATGGGATAATGTTTTCAATGAATAAGATAAGTCCTGGGCCAGCTCCTCTGAGCCCAAACACTCTCCTGCAGGTGGCAGAAATAAGTTCATCTGGTTTCCTAAATTGGTGTTTGTATTTTGAGGTTCTCTATGACAGGAAGTCATTGCATTTATGGGAGCAAAGTAGGTGAGTGTGGTATACAGTGACCTGCCCCTGGACCTCACTCATTTCTCACCTTCCTCTACCAGGACACCCAGCTTGTCATCTAGAAGGCAGGAGATACAGGCTCATGAGCAATGGCTTGGCATGGCTCAGTGATGGAGTCAGAGCAAAGTGGGGCAGAAACAGCTGAGATAGGTACAAAGGGAATGCACGATGAGGAGAGAAAGCTTGAGTCCTTGGCTCCATCATGGCTCCTGTTGTTTCCCGTTGGGATTTGGCTCATAAACTTTGCATTAAACCTTGGACTTGCAAACTTAGGTCAGGTTTTGTGAATGCCTTAAATAATAAGATTGAAAGCTTGTTAACCCAGAGGACCTCTCACCTGTGTGGATTCGATCCAGTACAGCTTTCCAAGCTTTCCTTTTCTAGATTGTGGGGTGACCCTACACCTGCCTCTTTCCAGGGACCTGGAAAAGACTGGAGAGTTTTAAAATACTACAGGGTTGCATTTACTGCAAAGTCCTTGAGGGCTGGAATAATGGTACCTATCCCAGAGGGATTTAAGATCAATGTCTCCCAAATCAGTTATAAAATGAATTGTCAATGGAATCAGTTATAAAAGAGATGGTGGGAAATGGAGAACTATGGAGGAAGACTCAAGAGAATGTTAGACTCTTGAATCTTTTGAGATACAATTGTCTTTCCTGCTCTAGATCCTTTATTTCACAAGTTTACTGGTGACCATTTGGGGACCATGAAGGGCAGGTGGCAACCTGACCCAAATCTTCCTTGATTAGGgttttagtcacattttaaatGGATTGAGATGGATGGCCAACAGGCATTACTCTTCTTGATGATTTAATACCATGGAATAGGATTCATCAAAGttaaagcattattttttttctgaaaagatgATGCTCTAAAATCCTCTCATGGCACAGAAATAAAAGGTTAAGGTCCAACCAAGTGTCTTTCCTAAAATCTGCTTCAGAGGATTGAGACACATGGTTCTCCTGCTTCTACCTCCCTGCCCGCCTTGTCCTATCCCATGGCTTAGCCAACAGCTGATCTGGGAAGCATGGGTCAGAACACAGCAGAACTATGGGTTGTCATTTCAGCTGTGGACCCCTGGAGAGGGCAGCCTCTGGGGCAAATTTACCACAATCCTCAGTATGTGGAGGCATGGATACCAGGGAATTGAGAGTGGAGCCTCCCTCATTCCAGACCCACCCTCACACAAACAGACTCCAAGTGTGGTTGGTCAAGAACTTGCAAAGTTTTTCCAGGATGCTGCAGAGAGAGAGCCAAGCTAGAGAGAAAATTCAGTGCCTGCCCAAAGAACTAAAGTCTCAACAATCCTGAAATGCCATGGCCTTCAAGCTTGAGGGAGTCTTGGCAATTAACTCATcttccccacaaagacatgttcaagtcctgtgggtgtgaacccatatGTAAACAGGACGTTTGAAGGTGTTGTTAGTTAGGATGAGTCCAACCTGAACGGGGTATGCCCTGAACTAATATGACTGGAGTTTTTGTAAGCAGAGGAAGTTTGGATACAGGAGGAGCAGGACACATTTGGGGGGGAAAAATGGATATATGGGAAAGTGAAGAGGGCTTGTGGAAAACTACCACCAGAACCCCACAAAATTCAGAGAAAGTATGATCCTGTTGATTCTTGATGTTGGAATTGGTAGCCTCCAAAACGGAGACAATAAATCCCTTTTCTTTAATCCAAtcactgtatggtatttgctctagcagccctgggaaactaagagaaggggaaagggctACTAGAATAATTTTCTCCACTCTTTCAAGCCAACAAACAACTTAGATCTCACAGATAGCTCTCAGGCCAActtttctcttttactctttattttcaaagacGACAGAACAAAACAAACTCTAGGGGCTTGAAACTTTAGGTGTTTTAATCCACAAGGCTCTAAAAGGAAGAATTACGAGTATAGAGTCAGGAACAAAGGTGCTTCTCCTTAAGAAAATGCTCAAATTGTTGCCAAGGTGGGCTTTCTCCTTTCAGAACCATGGTTTCTTGGTGGATGTTGGATATTTTAGAAGCAGGATTGCTTTAACCCAGGAACTCTAAGTATCACCTTCTGTGAGGCATGCAAAGGAACAGAGAATGTAAGAACtgaaggaagggggaaatggtgaaggAGAAAGACTCAAACTGTGTGCTCGAAGGAAGGTGATTTCAGTGCATCCTGGAGATTCCTCCTCAGGATTTATGTTGAAAACATCAGACATGAAGAGATCCAAACTGAGAGCAAAAACGATGCCAATGGGTTGAGTCTTCTACCTCCAATGAACTGAGATGTCAAGACACTGAAACATGACACCAGTATCTCATTGGATTGATGAAGGGCAGTTTCAGTGGCTCTAGACAGCAGCATCATCAGTCCAGGATGGTCCTCCATGGTGGCTCTGAGCCCCCTGGGATGCTTTTTTGGTCATTTAACCACAACATAGGCTTTTGTCTCAGTTTTGATGTTGCGTGCCTCCTCATAGCATCATGTATGCGTTGTCACTCATCACAAACCTGAAGCCACCGAGGGAGACCACATCACCACCTTGGAGAGGGCGGTCAGGGAGCTGTTCAGAGccctcagcctcttcctcccctgtctgCATGCTCAACCGACTGATAGTGGGCTTGTCCACTTCTGCCTGGACCAGCTGGGCCACTAGCACGTCTTCCAGAACACACTCCTTCTCCTTGCCTTCCGTCTTGTTCAAGGAGGACACATTCTGCGTGTCTCTGATCCACTCCTGCATAGAGAGAAGATTCCAGCTTAAATCCAGGGAAAATGGGACACAGCAAACCATCTGGACATAGCGGTAAGGGCAATCTGGCCGAGCATCCAGAACAGATGGATACTGCCTCTTCCCATGGACTTTCCTGAGCCAGCATCCTCAGAAACGAGGCAGCTTCCAACAGGAAGTCTGTCCCCAATGGACCAGGAAGGTCTCCTCTTTGAGGTCTTTCTGCAAAGCCCACACTAGTTTCAGATCTGTCTTTTTTCATCAGCTTCTGTGGacagggttttttggttttttttttgtctttatttatttttttaatgttacattaaaaaaaatgaggtccccatgtaaccaccctcactccactcctccccccataacaacaacctcctccatcatcatgggacattcattgcacttggtgactacatctctgagcaccgctgcacctcatggtcaatggtccacatcataacccacactctcccacaggccacccagtgggccctgggaggacatataatgtctggtaactgtccctgcagcaccacccaagacaactccaagtcgtgaaaacacccccacatctcatctcttcctcccactccctacccccagcagccaccatggctactttctccataccaatgccacattttctttgattactaatcacaattgttcatgaatagaatatcagtaagtccactctaatccatactctattcctccatcctgtggaccttagaatggttgtgtccactccacatctatatcaagagggggcttagattccacatggatgctggatgcaattctcctgctttctgttgtaggcactcttggctccctggtgtggtggttgaccttcttcacctccatgttagatgaatgcagtaagtccaataaaccagagtgtaggagttgcaagtctgttgaggctcagggcctggctatcacatggtcatgGACTGGCCTTTTGATTACCCTTCAGACACAGGGAAGCTCTGAAGAAATATTGAGTAGAAACGTATCCCAAATGCAAGGCAGCAAATACTGATTCTTCTCTCCCAACTGCATCTTTTGGGAGGAGGTAACTTTTTTCCTAtccactgatgacctcctgggGCTATTTTAAAATCAGGGAAGGAAAAATATGACCTCTATAGCTGCTGATGTTGAACTTTAATGTGTATACACATTCCTGGGGATTCTTGTTTGAATGCAGATTTAGATGCTTGGGCTCTGGTAGGGCCAAGACTTTGCCTTTCTAAGAAGCACCAAGGTGATGTTTGCCAGGCTTCCAGGGACCACTTCTTGAATAAGGGGCGGCCGTGGAACTCTGTCCAGTGGTAGGACTCTTTGCTCACCTCTCCCCAGTCTCCTccatctcctttacctcagttcTTAAATCCAGCTTTTTCCTGTCCTCAAATCCCTAACTGCCTCCCCTCTCCCTACAtccacacttcttttttttttttttttttgaggtactgaggctggggattgaaacccagacctcacatgtgggaagccggcattcaaccactgagctacaccgccTCCcccgagttgatttttttcatttgtttaattttgttttttttttttaagaggtactaggcatcaaacctgggacctcatacatgggatgcaggcgctcaaccacttgagctacatcagctcccatacccacacaattttaaaattaactttggtCCCTATCATACTGggtttgtaaaatatttttgctgGTGAGCCTTTAGGAACAGGCACAGGCTCTGTCCATCCTGAATCCCCACTCTGCTGGTCAGCCCACCATACACATTTGTCCAATGAGTGATTTAGTGGCCATAAATGCCTTAAAGTGGAAGTATGGAGTTTCTTTTCAGCCCTGCTTGGGGAAACATCAGAAACATAGCTTCCTCATTAAATTGGAAGGTGGCTTTAAACTGGAAAATCCCATGTGGGGCTATCCCTGGGGCTGAAGGGCAGCTTCTCTTTGAAACTTGGGGAGCTCCTCTCTCTAGTTGAATAATAAAGGACCAAGTGCTCTTTGAAGGTCAGAGGTAGCTGGAATGAGAATGCTCATGACAATGTTCCGTTGGGGAGACATTTGGCCATAAGGAAGCAAATCCACTTGGTGAAGAGACGAGAATGCAATGAAAGGTTGAGTTACCTGGAAGTTCCCTCTGTGGTCCTCAAAGAGTCCAGGAAAGGAGTATTTTGGGTCTGGCACAATGGGCATGAGAAGCTTCTTGACTCTGAAAAGGACAAGAGGTTCTGGTCATATAGGACAAACTTGGGTCCTTCCATGGGTATAGACTCTGAAAGCGACAGAGAACCCTGAAAATGGCAGAGGACTGGTGGGGTCCAGGCTCCAAAGCACGTGCCCCCCTCTACCTCCCCTTGCATCCAGCTCCCACATGCATGAAGCTCTCTGTTGGGAACTGTGATGAACCAATCGAGAGCCACTTTCTTTGCACAATATCGAGCGGGGGGAAGTATTTATTACTTCATTGATTTCCCCACTCATTTTGAACAGGGGATTCCCTTGAAGACCAGTCGAACATTAGCTACTTTATCCCAGGAAGAATGTCTCTTAGTTTCCCTTGGAGATGATTTCATTTCGGTATTAAAACCCAGATGCATCATCAATGATGCATCTGTACCACTTAATGCTCTTATCTGATTGCCTCATTTCCTCACTGGCAGAGGATGCTACCGGCAGCATTTGAGCTGGTAAAAGAGATAAGAGTTTATTGGAGGGGCGTGCTTTTAAATGTAGCTTCCCTGTGCTATATTAAATTATGACAGGAAGTGTTTGAAGTTGTATAAGTCAGCATAGCTTGGGCTCAACgtgtttccttccattccttccggAATGAAAGCCTTTCTGTCTCTCTTCATCATTCCTTTATTGTTGTGGGAAATTCATCTTACGAAACCAGGATGACAACCACAACCCTGGGCATAGATGCCTTCAAACGCCAATAGTCTCCaaataagatgaaataaaaatggaaataatgatgGTTAAATTGTtatatgaaagtttaaaaaagagaactgtttagtataatatttttgaaaagcttTCCTATGGTTTCAAAGAATATTGCTTTGCTTCGTCTATCAAAGTCATCACCATCTTGCTTAGTTTAACTGGTCTCAATCAAATCCCAAAGCATTTTAAGCACCTGATACACGCAAGACACCAAGAAAGGAAGGACACAGCATAACCGAGGTCCACGTTAGAAACCAGCTGACCTTCCAGGAAAAGCTTAACAAATATCCATTTCACTGTCTTCACAAGCATTCTTATGGAAAGTACAAATATACCTATGCTTTTAGCACTATTTCCCTTTCAACTTTCTTATAATTTACCTTTGGCAAAGTGAGTGTGAGTCTCAGCAAGATGATCCTATCAGGGGATTTgccttttattccatttttatggaCATACGGCGACTAGAGGAATCCCTCTGTCCTTGTGGTTAGGATATGGTGTCATCCTTACCTCTGTAGTTTCCAAAGGGACAAAAGTAGAAGGGACAATGTCAGGAGGGCCACCAGACTAGAAATTAAGATGTATTTTGGGAAAGGCTTTTCCTCCTGTGGGCAGAAATCTAAAGCAAAACAGAATGACTGCTGTAAGTTTTCAACATGATATTAAATtgcatctcccccccccccaattacttttttcttttataaatgtcagtgttAGCAAATCTTCACTGCTGTGGGAAATATCTTGGAAAAAGAGATGGTATTTCCAGACAGGCACGTCATGCAGTCATCCCCACATAGACTTGAAACCCTGCTCTTGGAAGCCTGGTGTTGCCTGGGGGTGTTAAGGGAATATCAGGTGCAATTTATGACTGTTGGCTGCTGTCTTCTTATGGGTTGAATCGTGTCACCAAAAATGATATGTTGCAGTTCTAAGTACCAGAACCTGTGACAGTGACTTTAtgtggaaatagggtctttgcaagTAGAATTAAGTTAAGACAAGGTCATATTGCTGCAACCTAACCCAATGACTGGTGTTCTTACAAGAAGA
Encoded here:
- the LOC139438151 gene encoding cytokine receptor-like factor 2: MRCLANVPTIFFINITQLVKPSSPKDVNFLWDNEAVTITCSEVAYEGLLYEIQYRSNFDAEWQPKEEETCNIIVEGLDDEKCYYFRARVKTKESSYGSHTYPSDWSEVSHWQGGQIKDFCPQEEKPFPKYILISSLVALLTLSLLLLSLWKLQRVKKLLMPIVPDPKYSFPGLFEDHRGNFQEWIRDTQNVSSLNKTEGKEKECVLEDVLVAQLVQAEVDKPTISRLSMQTGEEEAEGSEQLPDRPLQGGDVVSLGGFRFVMSDNAYMML